The Dendropsophus ebraccatus isolate aDenEbr1 chromosome 6, aDenEbr1.pat, whole genome shotgun sequence nucleotide sequence ATTGGGGGAGATGGAGaagcctttggctctccagctgttgcagaactacaattcccatcatgcctggacagccaaagctaaagctttgatgggaattgtagttctgcaacagctggagggctaaggttccccattcctgctctagacaatgctctgtgagctgaagTGATGCCGCCTCTAACCTGTGCTGACTTGGGTGGAGCCTGGtgacctgcactgatacactgtaacaaaccatcagctgAGGACAGACTGTAATAATGAATGTTCCTATGCAGGTGGTGAtagtgaggagggatggaggtccGCGCTCTCCTGGACATCACCATCCTCGGGATGAGGGTCCGCGCTCTCCTGGACATCACCATCCTCGGCGATGGGGGTCTGCGCTCTCCTGGACATCACCATCCTCGGGATGGGGGTCCGCGCTCTCCTGGACATCACCATCCTCGGGGATGGGGGTCCGCACTCTCCTAGACATCACCATCCTCGGGGATGGGGGTCTGCGCTCTCCTGGACATCATCATCCTCGGGGATGGGGGTCCGCGCTCTCCTGGACATCACCATCCTCGGGGATGGGGGTCCACGCTCTCCTGAACATCACCATCCTCTGGGATGGGGGTCCGCGCTCTCCTGGACATCACCATCCTCGGGGATGAGGGTCCGCGCTCTCCTGGACATCACCATCCTCGGGGATGAGGGTCCGCGCTCTCCTGGACATCACCATCCTCGGGGATGAGGGTCCGCGCTCTCCTGGACATCACCATCCTCGGGGATGAGGGTCCGCGCTCTCCTGGACATCACCATCCTCGGGGATGAGGGTCTGCGCTCTCCTGGACATCACCATCCTCTGGGATGGGGGTCCACGCTCTCCTGGACATCACCATCCTCTGGGATGGGGGTCCGCGCTCTCCTGGACATCACCATCCCCGGGGATGAGGGTCCGCGCTCTCCTGGACATCACCATCCTCGGTGATGAGGGTCCGCGCTCTCCTGGACATCACCATCCTCGGGGATGAGGGTCCGCGCTCTCCTGGACATCACCATCCTCGGGGATGGGGGTCCGCGCTCTCCTGGACATCACCATCCTCTGGGATGAGGGTCCGCGCTCTCCTGGACATCACCATCCTCGGGGATGAGGGTCCGCGCTCTGCTGGACATCACCATCCTCGGGGATGAGGGTCTGCGCTCTCCTTGACATCACCATCCTCTGGGATGGGGGTCCGCGCTCTCCTGGACATCACCATCCTCGGGATGGGGGTCCGCGCTCTCCTGGACATCAccgctctcttctctctcttctttctccagGAAAGTTTAAGCTTCTGGATCAGGACCGTGATGTGCGGGAGCCGGTGCAGTACTTCAGCAGTGTGGAGGAGGTGGCCAGCGTCTTCCCGGACCGCGTCTTCGTGATGGAGGCGATTACCTTTAGCGTCAAGGTGAGGTCTGGGTCCTCCATCTGAGGTCTGGGTCCCCcatctgttacagaactacaactcccagcatgccctgacagatcACTATTACTCAACCTATGATTCTACATCCgttatagaactacaactcccagcatgctgacaGCCAAAGGCCATACATCAGTATTATCCAACCTTTGACCCTgcctgcatgctgggagttgtagtttttaaggATGAGCGAGCTTACAGTAGTAGTACTTTGCTAGGCTCAGTATCCGGCTGCTGCCTCTGAGCTCCATGTTGGTCTGTGCCGCtccactccgggtgcctggaaaagctggatccagtcctggaaaactgtaAGAAGCTTTTCCAGGGATCCGGAGTGGAGCAGCATGATGTAGCTTAAAGACAGCCAACTGGCAAAAATAACTTTTGGGTCCTCCAGTCCTGATGTGGAACAGAGGCCTGCTCTTCTATAAGATGAGTAAAGACTgtggggcatcatgggaaagggaGCCCAACCTCCAAGTCACAGTGGTCTTCATGTTTGTGATCTATAGATCTTATAGAGAAGAACAATGTCATCTCTAGtggttggagttcccctttaaatccatgGTATCAGGTAGATCTGATCTGATCCTTTCCATGTCTTCTCCATTCTAGGTGGTCTCGGGGGAGTTTAGCGAGGACAGCGAGGTTTATAACTTCACCCTTCACACAGGGGATGAGTTAACCCTTATGGGTCAGGCAGAGATCCTCTGCGCCAAGACGGTCAAGGAGAAGTCTCGTTTCAACACTATCTTGAGAAAATTGGGCAAGACGGGCACCCTGGGCAAACAGGTGAAGGGTAAAATGCCCTGTCTAATCTGCATGAACCACCGCACCAACGAGAGCCTGAGCCTCCCGTTCCAGTGTAAGGGCAGCTTCAGCACCCGCAGCCCCCTGGAGCTCCAGATGCAGGAGGGAGAACATACCATCCGCAGCATCATTGAGAAGGTGCGGCTGCCTGTCAACGTTGTGGTCCCGACCCGTCCCCCTCGTAACCCCTATGACCTCCACATTATCCGTGAAGGTCACCGGTACAAGCTGGTCAGTATTATCTCTAAGACTGTGGTTCTATGTTGTCTTCTCCGTAAAGAGGAGGTGAACCCCTTCCACTTCCTGCTGCTGACGGACATGCCTCGCTTCTCCCTTCCCGAGGGTCTTCTCTGTGGAGACCCTCATTTTGACAAGTTGGTGAGAGACTGCGCCCATTACTGCCAAGAGCAAAGATTCAACCCCGATGAGTATTCCAAGGCCGTCCGTGAGACCAAGACAGACTTTGCCGAGGAGTGCGCGAGTCCAAGGAAAATCCGAGTCTGCTTACAgggcttttccgccggctccatcaACTACACCCGTGAGGAGCTCAGCCAGGGGCTCCAGCGCCTTTCCTTGTGCGTGTACAGTGGGACGATCCCGGGGGACACAAGCCCCCAGGATTGCCGGGACATTCTAAACCAGGTGGGGTCTTCTTCAGATAACTCAGACTTAGACAGAGAGTACATGACCCCAGACTGGGTGGAACAGGATtttaggactcaggaacaattaGAGATTCCGTACGAGGAGCTGTGGACCAACCAGAATGTTGAGAACTATTCGGAGCCCAGCAGCAAGCCTGTTGGCTTAGAGAGTGGCAACAAGACTCAACAGGATCTCATCTGCTTTGCCACGTCTCCTTCTTCCTTCGAGGGGAAGTCATGCTCTCCTCCTCCGGCCTTAACTATAGAGGAAGCAAAGACAGACGCACCACCCCCTGTGCCGCCCAAATCAGAAGCGGTAAGttccaatctcattgatctacgACTGACACTACAACATGGCTTCTAGTCACGTCCACCGATTAACTGCGCCAACAGATACAAACATCTAGGGCTCAGATTCGGGGGAGTTAGAGCCAGGACAGGAGGGCCCAACGCCAACAGGGCCAGTCCAGCCTTGTAGACAGTAGATGTGGTTGCTCATGTGGTCGGAGTCTCAGAGAGCCTTTTGCCCGGTAAGCTCTGCTCTTTTGTTTTGCAGGTGAGGGAGGAATGTCGTCTCCTCAATGCCCCTCCTGTTCCCCCTCGTGGTGGCAGATACTTCTCTTCATCCTCCAGCCCACCGGTTCCACCTCGTCACCCGAAATCTCAGCTCCCACAGACCCATTCCCCAAGCCCAGGCCTTTCCTACTACTCATCGGGGCTCCATGACATGTAAGTAATGGTTATCTGGATTTTCCAATGTCTGACAGTAATGGGAACAACTTGGGGACTTGATGCTGGTGGATTTGTCTCCTGATTTCCTTTTTGTCTTCTTTCCAGATCAGGGAACCGCAGTGggagctgctccccctccccggaCTCCTATTCCTTATATTGCTATCCTTGTACATGGGGAGACTGCAAGTCTGGAGATGCATCAAATCATCAGATGTCAAACAGCATGGCCTCCACAGCTCAGCCCACCCAGACATCTTGGTCGGATTCTTGGGCCTATGCGGACACGGGGCCCAGTGTTGCCAGCGGTCGCTCTACTCCTCTTCTCAGCACAGACACCACCATTAAGACTTATTACAGTTGTCCCAGGTTGAAGCCTCCTCACACCCAAAAACGTTTTGCCCCATTTGGCGCCTTGAATCCATTTGCCAACCCAGCCTTTGCCTCCACTCCC carries:
- the GAREM2 gene encoding GRB2-associated and regulator of MAPK protein 2 isoform X1 yields the protein MRPGTRGRVFRGTQYKETRNRGDEYPGEPHIMRPGKIYRGKFKLLDQDRDVREPVQYFSSVEEVASVFPDRVFVMEAITFSVKVVSGEFSEDSEVYNFTLHTGDELTLMGQAEILCAKTVKEKSRFNTILRKLGKTGTLGKQVKGKMPCLICMNHRTNESLSLPFQCKGSFSTRSPLELQMQEGEHTIRSIIEKVRLPVNVVVPTRPPRNPYDLHIIREGHRYKLVSIISKTVVLCCLLRKEEVNPFHFLLLTDMPRFSLPEGLLCGDPHFDKLVRDCAHYCQEQRFNPDEYSKAVRETKTDFAEECASPRKIRVCLQGFSAGSINYTREELSQGLQRLSLCVYSGTIPGDTSPQDCRDILNQVGSSSDNSDLDREYMTPDWVEQDFRTQEQLEIPYEELWTNQNVENYSEPSSKPVGLESGNKTQQDLICFATSPSSFEGKSCSPPPALTIEEAKTDAPPPVPPKSEAVREECRLLNAPPVPPRGGRYFSSSSSPPVPPRHPKSQLPQTHSPSPGLSYYSSGLHDISGNRSGSCSPSPDSYSLYCYPCTWGDCKSGDASNHQMSNSMASTAQPTQTSWSDSWAYADTGPSVASGRSTPLLSTDTTIKTYYSCPRLKPPHTQKRFAPFGALNPFANPAFASTPSSSGDWLDPMEHPKSSCSSVSDVLDPFDVSNSQSTSPDSSSIGSELRFVPEPMFKGGGAGTGTCPAPPPRPTKGFETENIVIRSTTPLSPTIVRGAEGGITRVYLTQGVIEVPPMSSRSTIDASSPHTPGMPRGMAGDPLTWHPPPDLSALSVEEVSRCLRFIGLSEDVVTFFVRERIDGSIFVQLTEEILSDDFKLTKLQVKKIMQFIKGWRPKI
- the GAREM2 gene encoding GRB2-associated and regulator of MAPK protein 2 isoform X2 translates to MEAITFSVKVVSGEFSEDSEVYNFTLHTGDELTLMGQAEILCAKTVKEKSRFNTILRKLGKTGTLGKQVKGKMPCLICMNHRTNESLSLPFQCKGSFSTRSPLELQMQEGEHTIRSIIEKVRLPVNVVVPTRPPRNPYDLHIIREGHRYKLVSIISKTVVLCCLLRKEEVNPFHFLLLTDMPRFSLPEGLLCGDPHFDKLVRDCAHYCQEQRFNPDEYSKAVRETKTDFAEECASPRKIRVCLQGFSAGSINYTREELSQGLQRLSLCVYSGTIPGDTSPQDCRDILNQVGSSSDNSDLDREYMTPDWVEQDFRTQEQLEIPYEELWTNQNVENYSEPSSKPVGLESGNKTQQDLICFATSPSSFEGKSCSPPPALTIEEAKTDAPPPVPPKSEAVREECRLLNAPPVPPRGGRYFSSSSSPPVPPRHPKSQLPQTHSPSPGLSYYSSGLHDISGNRSGSCSPSPDSYSLYCYPCTWGDCKSGDASNHQMSNSMASTAQPTQTSWSDSWAYADTGPSVASGRSTPLLSTDTTIKTYYSCPRLKPPHTQKRFAPFGALNPFANPAFASTPSSSGDWLDPMEHPKSSCSSVSDVLDPFDVSNSQSTSPDSSSIGSELRFVPEPMFKGGGAGTGTCPAPPPRPTKGFETENIVIRSTTPLSPTIVRGAEGGITRVYLTQGVIEVPPMSSRSTIDASSPHTPGMPRGMAGDPLTWHPPPDLSALSVEEVSRCLRFIGLSEDVVTFFVRERIDGSIFVQLTEEILSDDFKLTKLQVKKIMQFIKGWRPKI
- the GAREM2 gene encoding GRB2-associated and regulator of MAPK protein 2 isoform X3, with protein sequence MGQAEILCAKTVKEKSRFNTILRKLGKTGTLGKQVKGKMPCLICMNHRTNESLSLPFQCKGSFSTRSPLELQMQEGEHTIRSIIEKVRLPVNVVVPTRPPRNPYDLHIIREGHRYKLVSIISKTVVLCCLLRKEEVNPFHFLLLTDMPRFSLPEGLLCGDPHFDKLVRDCAHYCQEQRFNPDEYSKAVRETKTDFAEECASPRKIRVCLQGFSAGSINYTREELSQGLQRLSLCVYSGTIPGDTSPQDCRDILNQVGSSSDNSDLDREYMTPDWVEQDFRTQEQLEIPYEELWTNQNVENYSEPSSKPVGLESGNKTQQDLICFATSPSSFEGKSCSPPPALTIEEAKTDAPPPVPPKSEAVREECRLLNAPPVPPRGGRYFSSSSSPPVPPRHPKSQLPQTHSPSPGLSYYSSGLHDISGNRSGSCSPSPDSYSLYCYPCTWGDCKSGDASNHQMSNSMASTAQPTQTSWSDSWAYADTGPSVASGRSTPLLSTDTTIKTYYSCPRLKPPHTQKRFAPFGALNPFANPAFASTPSSSGDWLDPMEHPKSSCSSVSDVLDPFDVSNSQSTSPDSSSIGSELRFVPEPMFKGGGAGTGTCPAPPPRPTKGFETENIVIRSTTPLSPTIVRGAEGGITRVYLTQGVIEVPPMSSRSTIDASSPHTPGMPRGMAGDPLTWHPPPDLSALSVEEVSRCLRFIGLSEDVVTFFVRERIDGSIFVQLTEEILSDDFKLTKLQVKKIMQFIKGWRPKI